A stretch of Blautia liquoris DNA encodes these proteins:
- a CDS encoding BMC domain-containing protein yields the protein MAATQALGMIETKGLVASIEAADAMVKAANVTLIGKEHVGGGLVTVMVRGDVGAVKAATDAGAAAAERVGELISIHVIPRPHDEVEAILPKIDQ from the coding sequence ATGGCAGCAACACAGGCACTGGGAATGATTGAAACAAAAGGGTTGGTTGCATCGATAGAGGCTGCCGATGCGATGGTAAAGGCGGCAAATGTGACCTTGATTGGGAAAGAGCATGTAGGCGGCGGACTCGTGACCGTGATGGTGCGTGGAGATGTGGGAGCTGTGAAAGCAGCTACAGATGCGGGGGCAGCGGCAGCAGAGAGAGTAGGAGAGCTTATATCCATTCATGTAATCCCAAGACCACATGATGAGGTGGAAGCTATTTTGCCGAAAATTGACCAATAA
- a CDS encoding ATP-binding protein, whose product MKVITEAYLRDELRASKPDSYTIPEGKILSPAAREYLQQYKIKIICAADQKKREQKIQNKEPEIVATPVLTMPEVKLAAGESAKKPKFVDYETGAYYFEKPEHMTHLYANVLVPKDHKRILFRGKLDSLEASFVLVQSMLDETGETEKLIADLLDILDSLREMMRCDALNEPFRRDLIIGLTHEELRERSHDPMKFYNIKQMVLPDYTLGKTYALLNQLRAFIRETEVAATGAFRNGKTYDRKDIIEELNRMSSAMHIIMCKYLAGDYKS is encoded by the coding sequence ATGAAAGTGATAACGGAAGCATATCTGCGTGATGAGTTACGAGCGTCTAAGCCAGATTCCTATACGATTCCGGAGGGAAAGATCCTGTCACCGGCGGCCAGAGAATATCTGCAGCAGTACAAAATCAAGATCATATGTGCAGCAGACCAAAAGAAACGGGAGCAGAAAATACAAAACAAGGAGCCAGAAATTGTAGCAACGCCAGTTTTGACAATGCCAGAAGTAAAGCTGGCTGCCGGGGAGAGTGCAAAGAAACCAAAATTTGTGGATTATGAGACAGGAGCCTACTACTTTGAAAAACCGGAGCATATGACACACTTATACGCAAATGTGCTGGTTCCAAAGGATCACAAGAGAATTCTCTTTCGGGGAAAACTGGACAGTCTCGAAGCCTCGTTCGTCTTAGTTCAGAGCATGCTTGATGAGACCGGTGAAACTGAAAAGCTGATTGCCGATCTTTTAGATATTTTAGACAGCTTGCGGGAAATGATGCGCTGCGATGCACTGAATGAGCCGTTTCGAAGGGATTTGATCATAGGGCTGACCCATGAGGAACTCAGAGAACGTTCTCATGACCCGATGAAATTCTACAACATTAAGCAAATGGTATTGCCCGATTATACATTGGGAAAGACGTATGCTTTGTTAAATCAGCTTCGTGCTTTCATAAGAGAGACAGAGGTGGCAGCTACTGGTGCATTTCGTAATGGGAAAACGTATGATCGAAAAGACATTATCGAGGAGTTAAATCGTATGTCCAGTGCCATGCATATTATCATGTGCAAGTATCTGGCGGGCGATTATAAATCTTAA
- the pduL gene encoding phosphate propanoyltransferase: MEQLVDQVVQAVRKAGLVEVEVSARHVHLSQEDMETLFGSGATLHPKRPLSQPGQFLSEERVNLIGNRGRKEHVAILGPVRSHTQIELSKSDCVDLKIDAPLRESGHLDGAASIRIEGPKGVITVKQGAIVAHNHIHVPPKMADELCLKNGEHVSVKVLGRRPMTFNDVIIRISENFRFRMHIDFDEANAAFVSGFTLGKIIKKEKD, encoded by the coding sequence ATGGAACAGCTGGTAGATCAGGTAGTACAGGCAGTTAGAAAAGCCGGTCTTGTGGAAGTGGAAGTTTCAGCCAGACATGTTCATCTGTCGCAGGAAGATATGGAAACCTTGTTTGGGAGCGGGGCCACGCTTCATCCAAAGCGGCCGCTCTCCCAGCCAGGACAATTCTTAAGTGAAGAGCGGGTGAATCTGATCGGAAACAGGGGAAGAAAAGAGCATGTTGCAATCTTGGGCCCGGTACGAAGCCATACGCAGATTGAACTTTCGAAAAGTGACTGCGTGGATTTGAAGATAGACGCACCACTTCGGGAATCCGGACATCTGGACGGAGCTGCTTCTATCCGGATCGAGGGTCCTAAGGGAGTGATAACTGTGAAACAAGGAGCGATCGTTGCCCACAATCATATACATGTTCCCCCGAAAATGGCTGATGAACTATGTTTAAAAAATGGCGAGCATGTGAGCGTCAAGGTACTTGGCAGGAGGCCAATGACTTTCAATGATGTAATTATCCGGATCAGTGAAAACTTCAGATTTCGTATGCACATCGATTTTGATGAGGCAAATGCCGCATTTGTGAGCGGTTTTACTCTCGGAAAAATAATAAAAAAGGAAAAAGACTGA
- the eutJ gene encoding ethanolamine utilization protein EutJ, which translates to MDLKRVDEFIQRVEDSEVGTFSPVGSKLKVGVDLGTAYIVLTVLDEDDNPIACEKQASSVLRDGVVVDYTGALDTVTKLKKKLEERLGRGLVNCAIAMPAGTEGSTKTHQYVAEGAGFEVTNVLDEPSSANSVYQIQNGVIVDVGGGTTGLAVFKDGQVYKTADEPTGGTHLTLVLSGNYHIPFDQAEAMKQDYSRHKEILPVVKATIEKIASIISRYVDSNETDMIYLCGGTCCLTGIEDIIEKETGIRTIKPRNPFLVTPAGIAMNCKL; encoded by the coding sequence ATGGATTTAAAACGTGTGGATGAATTTATACAGCGTGTAGAGGATTCCGAGGTTGGGACATTCTCACCGGTAGGATCAAAATTGAAGGTCGGTGTGGATCTGGGCACAGCATACATTGTCCTGACGGTGTTGGACGAGGATGACAATCCAATTGCCTGTGAAAAACAGGCGTCCAGCGTGTTAAGAGACGGTGTAGTCGTAGATTATACGGGTGCGTTGGACACAGTGACAAAGTTAAAGAAAAAGCTGGAAGAACGCTTGGGAAGAGGGCTTGTAAATTGTGCGATTGCAATGCCTGCGGGAACCGAAGGAAGCACCAAGACCCATCAATATGTCGCGGAAGGCGCAGGGTTCGAGGTGACGAATGTTCTGGATGAGCCCTCCTCAGCCAATTCGGTATACCAGATCCAAAACGGAGTGATCGTGGATGTCGGAGGAGGGACCACAGGACTTGCTGTATTCAAAGACGGACAGGTGTATAAAACCGCAGATGAACCGACAGGCGGGACGCACCTGACACTTGTTCTTTCAGGAAATTACCATATACCCTTTGACCAGGCAGAGGCGATGAAACAAGATTACAGCAGACATAAAGAAATCCTTCCTGTCGTGAAAGCAACGATAGAAAAAATTGCATCCATCATCAGCCGCTATGTGGATTCCAATGAGACAGATATGATATATCTTTGCGGCGGAACCTGCTGTCTGACAGGAATTGAAGATATTATAGAAAAAGAGACAGGCATCCGGACAATCAAGCCTCGCAACCCTTTTCTGGTTACGCCGGCGGGAATCGCGATGAACTGCAAACTATAA
- a CDS encoding EutN/CcmL family microcompartment protein, protein MKTGRVIGNIWATRKAEDLEGLKLMVIQPINLLDDEPIDNPIVAADIIGAGVGEKVLYVGGSSARTAAGSREIPVDATIVGIVDDQEIDEDQVHGKR, encoded by the coding sequence ATGAAGACAGGAAGAGTGATAGGCAATATCTGGGCTACTCGGAAGGCAGAAGATCTGGAAGGGCTGAAATTGATGGTGATTCAGCCCATAAACCTGTTAGATGACGAGCCGATTGATAATCCGATCGTTGCAGCGGATATCATCGGCGCAGGGGTCGGAGAGAAGGTTCTCTATGTAGGGGGAAGTTCCGCCAGAACTGCAGCAGGCAGCCGGGAAATTCCTGTGGATGCCACCATTGTGGGGATTGTGGATGATCAGGAGATCGACGAGGATCAGGTACATGGAAAGCGGTGA